In the Meleagris gallopavo isolate NT-WF06-2002-E0010 breed Aviagen turkey brand Nicholas breeding stock unplaced genomic scaffold, Turkey_5.1 ChrUn_random_deg7180001684748, whole genome shotgun sequence genome, one interval contains:
- the LOC104917378 gene encoding scale keratin-like, producing the protein MSCYDLCPPKTSVAVPQPIAESCNELCARQCPDSTAFIQPPPVVVTFPGPILSSFPQQAVVGSSGAPAFGGSLGLGGLYGAGATQGSGGLCTFGRPYTSPACSPCPLPHYSRKLWDTCGPC; encoded by the coding sequence ATGTCTTGCTACGACCTGTGCCCACCAAAAACCAGCGTTGCCGTGCCCCAGCCCATCGCTGAGAGCTGCAACGAGCTGTGCGCGCGCCAGTGCCCCGACTCAACGGCCTTCATCCAGCCACCGCCCGTCGTCGTCACCTTCCCCGgccccatcctcagctccttcccccagcaAGCCGTGGTGGGCTCCTCCGGAGCACCCGCCTTTGGGGGCTCCCTGGGGCTGGGGGGCCTCTATGGCGCCGGGGCCACTCAGGGCTCGGGGGGCCTCTGCACCTTTGGCAGACCCTACActtctcctgcctgcagcccctgccccttGCCCCACTACAGCAGGAAGCTCTGGGACACCTGTGGCCCCTGCTAA